Proteins from a single region of Gemmatimonadales bacterium:
- a CDS encoding hydrogenase iron-sulfur subunit, translating into MEFEPRIVGFLCNWCAYSGADLAGVSRIQSAPNVRSVRVMCTGRVDPTFVLRALQLGADGVLIAGCHPGDCHYAEGNYKAMRRGVALKMLLKAQGIDPRRLRVEWISAAEGEKYARVVNEMTEEIRSLGPLHPVEAPAPAAAAAD; encoded by the coding sequence ATGGAGTTCGAGCCACGGATCGTCGGGTTCCTCTGCAACTGGTGCGCCTACTCTGGGGCGGACCTGGCGGGGGTCTCACGCATCCAGTCGGCGCCCAACGTGCGCAGCGTCCGGGTGATGTGCACCGGCCGCGTGGATCCGACGTTCGTCCTGCGCGCGCTCCAGCTGGGCGCGGACGGCGTGCTGATCGCCGGCTGCCACCCGGGCGACTGCCACTACGCCGAGGGCAACTACAAGGCGATGCGCCGCGGCGTGGCACTGAAGATGCTCCTCAAGGCACAGGGCATCGATCCGCGCCGGCTCCGCGTCGAGTGGATCTCGGCGGCCGAGGGCGAGAAGTACGCGCGGGTCGTGAACGAGATGACCGAGGAGATCCGGAGCCTGGGCCCCCTGCATCCCGTGGAGGCGCCGGCCCCGGCCGCCGCCGCGGCGGACTGA
- a CDS encoding F420-nonreducing hydrogenase: MSKPKLAIYWAAACGGCDIAILDIEAHILDVAAAFDLVLWPVATDFKYKDIEALPDGAIDLCLFSGAIRTSENEHMARLLRRTSKVLVAFGSCAHEGCIPGLANQFTRDEIFSRVYRETPSTVNPEGTLPQARTAVPEGHLDLPVFQDSVRTLGQVVDVDYYIPGCPPQAVQIWAVLEHIMQGKPLPPKGSVLGAGEKTCCDECPRVREEKRIRKFVRPHEVVTDPSRCLLDQCIVCMGPATRSGCGALCPAVGMPCRGCYGPPPGSKDQGAKMISALASVIDSQDPAEIEAILSGIEDPIGTFYRFSLPVSPVRGMAK; this comes from the coding sequence ATGAGCAAGCCGAAGCTGGCGATCTACTGGGCGGCTGCCTGTGGCGGGTGCGACATCGCCATCCTCGACATCGAGGCACACATCCTCGACGTCGCGGCGGCGTTCGACCTCGTGCTGTGGCCGGTGGCCACCGACTTCAAGTACAAGGACATCGAGGCGCTGCCGGACGGCGCGATCGACCTGTGCCTCTTCAGCGGCGCTATCCGCACGTCCGAGAACGAGCACATGGCGAGGCTGCTGCGGCGCACCAGCAAGGTGCTGGTCGCGTTCGGGTCGTGCGCGCACGAGGGGTGCATCCCCGGCCTCGCCAACCAGTTCACCAGGGACGAGATCTTCTCCCGCGTGTACCGCGAGACCCCGTCTACCGTGAATCCCGAAGGCACGCTGCCGCAGGCGCGGACGGCGGTGCCCGAAGGCCACCTCGACCTGCCGGTGTTCCAGGACAGCGTGCGCACGCTGGGCCAGGTGGTCGACGTGGACTATTACATCCCCGGCTGCCCGCCGCAGGCCGTGCAGATCTGGGCGGTGCTCGAGCACATAATGCAGGGCAAGCCGCTGCCGCCCAAGGGCTCGGTCCTCGGCGCGGGCGAGAAGACCTGCTGCGACGAGTGCCCGCGGGTGCGTGAGGAGAAGCGCATCCGGAAGTTCGTCCGGCCGCACGAGGTCGTCACCGACCCGAGCCGCTGCCTCCTCGACCAGTGCATCGTCTGCATGGGGCCGGCGACGCGCAGCGGGTGCGGGGCGCTGTGCCCGGCCGTCGGGATGCCGTGCCGCGGCTGCTACGGCCCGCCGCCGGGCTCCAAGGACCAGGGCGCGAAGATGATCAGCGCCCTCGCGTCGGTCATCGACTCGCAGGACCCGGCGGAGATCGAGGCGATACTCTCCGGCATCGAGGACCCCATCGGCACCTTCTACCGGTTTAGCCTCCCGGTCTCGCCGGTCAGGGGGATGGCGAAATGA